Within Microterricola gilva, the genomic segment CGGCCCGGCGTTCGGTCAGCCGGTTCGTGCGCGTAGGAGCCGCCGATCGCCGACACCATGACCTCGTCGACGCCGTGTCGGGCGGCGAAGGCGGCGAGCTCAGTGCGGGCCGTCTCCGGGGTGCCGATGAGCCAGCGGGCCTCTGCGGCCGCGATGAACGAGGCGCGGGCGGCATCCGGGGCACTCAGCTCGGCCGCCGCGGCCTCCTCCACCGTTTCGAGCGCCGTCAGCCGCTGGCCCATCCGCAGGCGCGCCATCATGCGCAGCTGCGGCAGGGCGCGGGCGCGGGCCTCCTCGAGCGTCGGCGCGACCGAGGCGTTGAGTGTGAGGAACGACTGCGGCGCCGGGTACCCGTCGCTCGGCTGGTACTCGCCGCGGTAGATGCGCATCGCGGTGTCGAGGCCCTCGCCGCTGAAGTGGTTCGCGAACACATAGGGCAGGCCGAGCCGCGCGGCGAGCCTCGCGGAGTACTCGCTCGAGCCGAGCAGCCAGATCGTCGGGGCACCGGATGCCGCTGGCGTCGCGTGCACCGTGTACTCCTGCCCGCTGGTCAGCGAGAAGGCGGCGCCGTCCGGCTGCAGCAGCGCCTGGATCTCGCTGATGTTCTCGGGAAAACGCTCGACGTCGCTCGTCGCGCCGCTCTGTCGCAGCAGCGCGGAGATCACCGGGTCGCTGCCTGGCGCACGACCGAGACCGAGGTCGATGCGGCCTGGCGCGATCGCCTCGAGCGCCGCGAACTGCTCCGCCACGATCAGCGGCGCGTGGTTCGGCAGCATCACACCGCCGGAGCCGACGCGGATCCGCTCGGTCCGGCTGGCGATCGCGGCGATCAGCACGGGCGGCGCGGTCGATGCGACGGCCGGCATGTTGTGGTGCTCGGCCAGCCAGTAACGCTCGTAGCCGAGCGCGTCGGCCGTCTGTGCGAGTGCGACGGATGCCGCAACCGCCTGTGCGCTGCTCTGCCCGGTGCGCACGGGCACCAGATCGAGCACGGAGAGGCGGGGAGACGGTGTGGCGGTCGGGGTGGACTCGGGGGCGTCGGCTGCAGAAGTCATCACAGGGGGGAACCCGTGAGGCCGCGCGGCTATTCCGCGCCGGTATTCGGCATCCGTCCGGCGCGCGTACAGCCAAGCCCAAGTTCGAGCTGCCAGACTCGACGAGGCCGTTCGCGGCACTCCGAATTGCACCCACACGGAATCGAGAACCTTCCAGCATGAAAATGACCACACCGTTGCGCCGCATGGCGCCGTTGGCGCTCCTCGCAGCGAGCGCCCTCATTCTCACGGGATGCGCGGCTGGCAGCGACTCCGATTCCAAGGCCACCGCGACGCCGGCGGCCGATGCGTGCACGACGTACACCTCCGGTGACGAGAGCAAGTCGGTCAAGGTCAGCGGTGACTTCGGCAAGGAGGTCACGGCCGAGTTCACGACCCCGTTCGAGGCGACCGAGCTGCAGCGCACGATCGTCGACAAGGGCGACGGCGATGTGACGGCCGCCGGCGACAGCGTCGACCTGCGCATCAACGTCTTCAAGGGCACCACCGGTGAGGCGGCAATCGCCGAGGACGCCACCTTCACGGTCGGCGACCCGCAGATCTTCCCGGCGTTCCTGGCTGGAATCGACTGCGTGCCCGTCGGCTCGCGCGTCGTGACGACGATCCCCGCCGCCGAACTCTTCGGCGACGCAGGCAGCGAGGGCCTCGGCATCGCGGCCAACGAGAGCGTTGTCGTCGTGACCGACGTCACCAAGATCGTTCCGCCGCTCGCCGCGGAGGAGTGGACCGAGAACCCGCCGACCGTCAAGTTCAACGGCGAGGAGCCGCCCGTGCTGACGCTGCCGGAGGGTGAACCAGCCACCAAGCTCCTGATCGACGTGATCGAGGAGGGCGACGGCAAGACGGTCAAGCCCGGCGACTCTGTCACCGTCAACTACCAGGGCACGAACTGGAACACGGGCGAGATCTTCGACCAGAGCTACGGCAAGCAGCCGGCCACGTTCGCAACGACCGGCGTCGTCGAGGGCTTCGGCGCCGCGCTGGTCGGCCAGAAGGTCGGCACCAAGCTCGTCGTCTCGATCCCGCCGGAGTACGGCTACGGCGTCGCGGGCAGCAGCGAGCACGAGCTCGCCGGCCAGACCCTCGTCTTCGTGATCGAGATCCTGGACGTTGCGTAAACAGCGCGTCGAATAGACAGCACCACCACCGCAGGCCCGCTCGAGAGAGCGGGCCTGCGGTGTGTGCACCCGCCCCGAGAAGTCAGAGATGGCCCCTTCAGAGCGTCTGAAGGGGCCATCTGTGGCATCTCGCCCGGAACTGCGGCGGGGCGCGAGGGCTGTCCGGACCGGCTAGATCGCGGCGAGCTCGCCGAGCTTCGCGTGCAGCTCCGAGTCGCGCGGCTCCACCATGTGCGTGGCATCCGGGAACACGATCACGGGGATGTTGGTGCGGCCGCTGATGGCCTTGGCGCGGTCGGCACCGTCGATCTCGACCTCGAGGTCGACGTAGTCGTAGTCGACTCCGAGGGTGTCGAGCAGCGACTTGGAGCGGCGGCAGTCGCTGCACCAGGTCGCGCCGAACATCGTGATGCGGTCAAAGGTCTCGGCGGATGCGGAAGCGTCAGTCATGTCACCCATGCTAAAGCTCGAGGCTGGGCGATACGCTGGAGGCAGGCCGCCGGTGCGGCCGACACCGAGGTCGAAGACGAGTACGGCAGGGCAAGATGGCACGTCGCAGGCGCAAGGGATTCACGCCGTTCGACGATGAGGCGATCCCCAAGCGTGAAGAGGTCTCCCTCGACGAGCAGATCGAGGAAGGCGTGATGCTGGCCGAGTTCGGCGCCAGGATGGCGCTGAAGAACCAGATCATCATCGGCGTGCTGACCGAGCCGGACGCGTTCGACGACGAGCGCGTGCGCGAGGCCGCAAGGGCCGCCCTCTATGAAGAGGTGCAGCAGGAAGACGAGTCGGCCTCGATCGCCGAGGATGAGCGCGGCTCGGCCGCCAACCGCGAGGGCAAGGCGCTGCACCACCACGACTACCGCACCGACGATGTCGCCAATCTGCGGCGCAGGGAGAAGGTGCACGCCGCCGTCGCCGAACGCCTGTGGCGCCTGCGCGAGGATCGCGAGTATCTCGACTCCTTCGTCGCCAGGGCCAGAGCCGATGCGTGGAGCGAGATCTCCGCCGTGATCGAGACGAAGCTCGACGACGTGTGGCCGCCGCTCGTGGTCGAAGACAAGTCGGGTGGCCCGCAGGAGAAGCGCGTGAAGCAGCTGCGCAAGGAGCTCCGCCGCGAGGTGCGTGCCGCCAACCGCCGCTGGTAGCCGCCGCCGCCGTCGGCAGTCGCCAGCCGAACCGTCGTCGGGAGCGGGCGGATGCCGCGGCTCCGCTCGCGGGTCGCGCGCCAGTTACCGCGCTTTGCCGCAGAAACTACTGGCGCGAAACGCGGTTTCTGGCGCGGAACGCGCGCCGGAGCCACCAAGCGAGCCAGGGCCGGAGCCGCCAGCGCTGAGCCTAGGCGGCGGATGCCGAGGCGCCGCGCGCCTTCAGCAGCGTCGTGCTGACCCAGCCGAGCAGGATCGACACGACGCCGACGCCGATCGCAAACAGCGCGATGCCGAAGGAGATCACCGAGGTGAAGAGCGAGGCGCGCAGGAACGAGGCGTTCATCACGGTCGCGCGCATCGGGTCGTCCTGCGCGAGCTGCGCGTACGTCAGCCCGTCGGTCATGGCGAGGGCGTGGGTGTTGATGATGTCGGCCTGAGCGAACGCGGTCAGCGGGCCGGCGACCTCCCAGCCTTCCAGGAACGGTGCCCCCTCGCTCACGGTGATGCCCTCTGCGCGCAGCTTGATGCTCACCGCGATCCAGGCCACGACGCCGACGACGATGAAGAGGATGCCGAGGACGATGACGCCGATGCTCGCGATGCGCGCCAGGCGCAGTGACTTGTCCAGATTGCTGCTGATCGTCGACATCGATCGTCCTCCCCCAAGCGAATGATGTCTGCAGCGTATCGGCATCCCGCGGCCGCGCGATAGTGCAGGCGCACGGCCGGGCGCGCCGAACGTTACGGTGTTGGTCGCGGCCGCCACGGTCGCGGCAGCCGCTGTGGGAGATTGTCAGCCATGACCGACGCCACCGCTGACACCCGCCCCGCACCACTTGACGCGCCACTGGCCGAGGCGCTCGCCGCGGCCATCGACCACCTCGTCTTCGCAGGTCCTGACCTCGCCGCCGCCGTCGCGCACATCGCCGAACGCACCGGCGTCACCGCAGCACCCGGAGGGCGCCACGCCATCGGAACCGCCAACGCCCTCATCGCCTTCACGGTGGCCGGCGCCCGCGGCCCGCACTACCTCGAGATCATCGGGCCTGACCCGGACGGGGAGCGCGCGGCATCCGGGATCGAGATCTTCGGCATCGACACGCTGCAGACTCCAACCCTCAGCAGCTACGCGGTGCACCTCGCCCCGACGAGCATCGAGGATGCCGCAGAGCGCGCCCGTGCCGCAGGGCTCGCGCTCGGCGACATCGCGGCGCAGTCCCGCACGAAGCCGGACGGCTCCGTGCTGGCGTGGAGTTTCACGGCACCGCCCGGCCACGTCTCGCCGATCGTGCCGTTCCTGATCGACTGGGGAACGACCGCCCACCCCGGGCTGAGCGAGCTCCCGACGCTGGAACTCGTCGCGCTCCGCGGCGAACACCCGCACCCGGCCGAGCTGCAGGCGCAGCTGGCGGAGCTCGGCGTGCCGCTCGACATCGTGCTGGGCGATACGCCGGCACTGATCGCGACCGTGCGCGGCACGCTCGGCGAGGTCGAACTGCGCTGACCGCGCGAGCGGATGCCGACAGGCCCAATCACCGCGCGTCGGGCCCGTCGAGGCCCGCCGCGGGTCCGGCTCCGGCAGTCGGCGCTCGGCGCTCGGCGACGTCGATAGTATTCGAAGGTGCGCCGCGGCGCGTGCACGGTGAAGCGGCGAGGGGCGAATAGGCGATGGAAGCAGGCCTCGGCGGCGTCGGGACCGCCCTCGCCGTCATCATGCTGCCGATCCTGATCGGCTACATCGTCGGGCGCAGCACCGTGCTCGGCGAGCACGCCCGCCCCGTGCTCAGCCGGCTCGTGTTTTTCGTGCTCTCGCCCCTGCTGATGTTCAGCGTGCTCTCCGGCGCCGATGTGCACACACTGTTCTCCGCGCTGCTCCCGGTCTCGGCGATCGCGGGGACGCTCATGATGGCGCTTTTCGCGCTGTTCGCCCGGATCCGGCGCCGCCCGCTCGCCGAGACGGTCATCGGCTCTGTGGCGTCCGGCTACGTCAACGCCAACAACATGGGCATCCCGATCGCGCTGTACATGCTGGGCGACGCCGCCTATGCGGCTCCGATCGTTCTCCTGCAACTGCTCGTCTTCACCCCGATCGCACTCGCGATCCTCGACGCCTCGGCCACCGGCTCCACCTCGCTGCCGCGGATCCTCGGCCAGACTTTCCGCAATCCGATCATCATCGGCTCGCTCGCCGGCCTGTTCGTTGCACTCGCCGGAATCGCACTGCCCCCGATCGTGCACGACCCGATCGCCAGGGTCGGCGAGGCGGCGATCCCGCTGATGCTGATCAGCTTCGGGCTCTCGCTCGCCGGCCAACGGATGTTGAGCCCGGGGAGCGGGCGCACGCTCGTACTTGTGGCCTCGGCGCTCAAGCTGATCGTGATGCCAGTGGTGGCCTGGCTGTTCGGTGCCTTCGTCTTCCAC encodes:
- a CDS encoding glutaredoxin family protein; protein product: MTDASASAETFDRITMFGATWCSDCRRSKSLLDTLGVDYDYVDLEVEIDGADRAKAISGRTNIPVIVFPDATHMVEPRDSELHAKLGELAAI
- a CDS encoding FKBP-type peptidyl-prolyl cis-trans isomerase, producing MKMTTPLRRMAPLALLAASALILTGCAAGSDSDSKATATPAADACTTYTSGDESKSVKVSGDFGKEVTAEFTTPFEATELQRTIVDKGDGDVTAAGDSVDLRINVFKGTTGEAAIAEDATFTVGDPQIFPAFLAGIDCVPVGSRVVTTIPAAELFGDAGSEGLGIAANESVVVVTDVTKIVPPLAAEEWTENPPTVKFNGEEPPVLTLPEGEPATKLLIDVIEEGDGKTVKPGDSVTVNYQGTNWNTGEIFDQSYGKQPATFATTGVVEGFGAALVGQKVGTKLVVSIPPEYGYGVAGSSEHELAGQTLVFVIEILDVA
- a CDS encoding LLM class flavin-dependent oxidoreductase, which gives rise to MTSAADAPESTPTATPSPRLSVLDLVPVRTGQSSAQAVAASVALAQTADALGYERYWLAEHHNMPAVASTAPPVLIAAIASRTERIRVGSGGVMLPNHAPLIVAEQFAALEAIAPGRIDLGLGRAPGSDPVISALLRQSGATSDVERFPENISEIQALLQPDGAAFSLTSGQEYTVHATPAASGAPTIWLLGSSEYSARLAARLGLPYVFANHFSGEGLDTAMRIYRGEYQPSDGYPAPQSFLTLNASVAPTLEEARARALPQLRMMARLRMGQRLTALETVEEAAAAELSAPDAARASFIAAAEARWLIGTPETARTELAAFAARHGVDEVMVSAIGGSYAHEPADRTPGREQTLRLLAG
- a CDS encoding AEC family transporter — its product is MEAGLGGVGTALAVIMLPILIGYIVGRSTVLGEHARPVLSRLVFFVLSPLLMFSVLSGADVHTLFSALLPVSAIAGTLMMALFALFARIRRRPLAETVIGSVASGYVNANNMGIPIALYMLGDAAYAAPIVLLQLLVFTPIALAILDASATGSTSLPRILGQTFRNPIIIGSLAGLFVALAGIALPPIVHDPIARVGEAAIPLMLISFGLSLAGQRMLSPGSGRTLVLVASALKLIVMPVVAWLFGAFVFHLDQAALYAVVVLAALPTAQNVFNYAQRYDSGEILARDTVFVTTLGCVPVLLGIVLLFA
- a CDS encoding VOC family protein, with the translated sequence MTDATADTRPAPLDAPLAEALAAAIDHLVFAGPDLAAAVAHIAERTGVTAAPGGRHAIGTANALIAFTVAGARGPHYLEIIGPDPDGERAASGIEIFGIDTLQTPTLSSYAVHLAPTSIEDAAERARAAGLALGDIAAQSRTKPDGSVLAWSFTAPPGHVSPIVPFLIDWGTTAHPGLSELPTLELVALRGEHPHPAELQAQLAELGVPLDIVLGDTPALIATVRGTLGEVELR
- a CDS encoding aromatic ring-opening dioxygenase LigA; translated protein: MSTISSNLDKSLRLARIASIGVIVLGILFIVVGVVAWIAVSIKLRAEGITVSEGAPFLEGWEVAGPLTAFAQADIINTHALAMTDGLTYAQLAQDDPMRATVMNASFLRASLFTSVISFGIALFAIGVGVVSILLGWVSTTLLKARGASASAA